The following proteins are co-located in the Granulicella pectinivorans genome:
- a CDS encoding OmpA family protein has product MITQKMTTGRAMSTLMLCGLMCAGSAFAQEQNPTAAPGPIVEKDGIFLYRVKVVQRDLDAVNYLHRSGSTEIGFEGTDLLPNAKGEAKVTSERGGITIDAKFEGLTPANGFGREYLTYVLWAISADGRPQNLGEVLPAGTKNNIHVTTALQSFGMIVTAEPYYAVAQPSDVIVLKNVIRPNKTSGELQKVNAHFALLPRGAYANTDGSKSISDPITRNERSPLELYQAHNAVAIAMNTGADKYASDIMKEAMLDLKNADDIDSNKKGDRKMEITFARQAVQRAEDARILTLRKQAAERQQQTEMAKNQAQADAAAAAAAAQQSQMEAAQAAAAKARADAERERAEADAARARAQAAEANKSAQDANAVREKLRGQLNSVLQTSESARGLIVNMSDVLFDTGKYTLKQNTQISLAKVAGILQAYPGLKLQVEGYTDSVGSDELNQKLSENRAGAVKDFLVTQGVSINNITAAGYGKSKPVADNGTAAGRQQNRRVQLVVSGDAIGITASEPQ; this is encoded by the coding sequence ATGATTACGCAGAAGATGACCACCGGACGTGCAATGTCCACCCTTATGCTGTGCGGCCTGATGTGTGCCGGCAGCGCATTTGCCCAGGAACAAAACCCCACCGCCGCCCCCGGACCGATCGTCGAGAAAGACGGCATTTTCCTGTATCGCGTGAAGGTTGTGCAGCGCGATCTGGATGCAGTGAACTACCTGCACCGCAGCGGCTCGACCGAGATCGGTTTCGAGGGCACGGATCTTCTGCCGAACGCGAAGGGCGAGGCGAAGGTCACGAGCGAGCGTGGCGGCATCACGATCGATGCCAAGTTCGAAGGTCTTACGCCGGCAAACGGCTTTGGCCGTGAGTACCTGACCTATGTGCTGTGGGCCATTTCGGCCGATGGCCGTCCCCAGAATCTCGGTGAAGTTCTGCCGGCGGGCACGAAGAACAACATTCACGTGACAACGGCGCTGCAGTCGTTCGGCATGATCGTGACGGCGGAGCCCTATTACGCGGTGGCCCAGCCGAGCGATGTGATCGTACTGAAGAATGTGATCCGTCCCAACAAGACGTCGGGTGAGCTGCAGAAGGTCAATGCGCACTTCGCCTTGCTGCCGCGCGGTGCCTACGCGAACACGGACGGTTCGAAGTCGATCTCCGACCCGATCACGCGCAATGAACGCTCTCCGCTGGAGCTCTACCAGGCTCACAATGCGGTTGCGATTGCGATGAATACGGGAGCGGACAAATACGCGTCGGACATCATGAAGGAGGCGATGCTCGATCTGAAGAACGCCGACGACATCGATTCCAACAAGAAGGGCGATCGCAAGATGGAGATCACCTTTGCGCGTCAGGCTGTGCAGCGCGCTGAAGACGCTCGCATCCTGACCCTGCGTAAGCAGGCCGCGGAGCGCCAGCAGCAGACCGAGATGGCGAAGAATCAGGCGCAGGCCGATGCTGCCGCCGCTGCGGCTGCGGCTCAGCAGTCACAGATGGAAGCAGCGCAGGCTGCTGCGGCGAAGGCTCGTGCGGATGCAGAACGCGAGAGGGCCGAAGCCGATGCAGCTCGTGCCCGTGCCCAGGCTGCTGAGGCCAACAAGAGCGCGCAGGATGCGAATGCGGTCCGCGAGAAGCTGCGCGGTCAGTTGAACAGCGTGTTGCAGACGTCGGAGTCCGCGCGTGGTCTGATCGTGAATATGTCGGATGTGCTGTTCGATACCGGCAAGTACACACTGAAGCAGAACACGCAGATCTCGCTGGCGAAGGTTGCGGGTATCCTGCAGGCTTACCCGGGTCTGAAGCTGCAGGTTGAGGGCTATACGGACTCGGTTGGCTCAGACGAGCTGAACCAGAAGCTGTCGGAGAACCGTGCGGGTGCCGTCAAGGACTTCCTGGTCACCCAGGGCGTCTCCATCAACAACATCACGGCGGCGGGCTATGGCAAGTCGAAGCCGGTGGCTGATAACGGTACTGCGGCTGGACGTCAGCAGAACCGTCGCGTGCAGCTTGTTGTTTCGGGCGACGCGATTGGTATCACGGCGAGCGAACCTCAGTAA
- a CDS encoding GvpL/GvpF family gas vesicle protein produces the protein MAWYAYCIAERQAFPELCRHRRPMPLTGVSGLFGNQTFLFPASELAVIVSEHSDEEIAAMDSKMARDHARVVADCFKHSTVLPFRFGTTFADDDSLRRSVRSNQRHFLANVERLRGKAEMHLKVLVDDTCPGNSARDMTVGQQYLTSLRESASRQRERQSKARALSIQMHRMFLPLAEEITCKRMESGKMLLDIAHLIDNKTVERYQNKYSSATLQLKECSMQLSGPWPPYHFVHRSSATAQHHA, from the coding sequence ATGGCATGGTACGCCTACTGTATTGCGGAACGGCAAGCTTTTCCCGAGCTCTGCCGGCACCGTCGTCCAATGCCCCTGACCGGGGTATCTGGTCTCTTCGGCAATCAAACGTTTCTTTTCCCTGCCAGTGAACTCGCCGTCATCGTCTCTGAACACTCTGACGAAGAGATTGCTGCAATGGATAGCAAGATGGCTCGCGATCATGCTCGTGTGGTTGCGGATTGTTTCAAACACTCCACCGTTCTCCCTTTCCGTTTCGGTACGACCTTTGCGGACGACGATTCGCTTCGCCGGTCGGTCCGCTCCAATCAGCGCCACTTCCTCGCCAACGTCGAGCGTCTGCGCGGCAAGGCCGAGATGCACCTGAAGGTTCTGGTGGACGATACCTGCCCTGGCAACTCGGCACGCGATATGACGGTTGGCCAGCAGTATCTGACCAGTCTGCGTGAATCCGCCAGCCGCCAGCGTGAACGGCAGTCCAAGGCGCGCGCGCTGTCGATCCAGATGCATCGCATGTTCCTTCCGCTTGCGGAAGAGATTACGTGCAAGCGGATGGAGTCGGGCAAGATGCTGCTCGATATCGCTCACCTGATCGACAACAAGACGGTCGAGCGGTACCAGAACAAATACTCGTCGGCAACGCTTCAACTGAAGGAATGCAGCATGCAGCTTTCGGGTCCCTGGCCCCCGTATCACTTCGTGCATCGCTCGAGCGCCACCGCTCAGCATCACGCTTAA
- a CDS encoding DUF481 domain-containing protein: MRIFGLRAALAALVFAPAIACIAQEKPAPPPADVLIFTNGDQLTGKLVRALGGNVTFHSDMAGDITVSIDKIKGLRAAGNFAVLRKDAPITRQPVVPGSFAIEDGKLTIMVKSEPVETLPVKDVEYILDAAAYQHDIAAKQGILQGWNGVITGGATVVRSSSNGSTFNVGIALIRVQPMVDFLPKRNRTTANFTETYDQLTQEVPPPATTVKTSIMHADAERDEYIKPRFYYLGEVAFDHNFSQGLDLQQTYGGGFGWTPIQKPNQQLDLKADIHYEKQKFFSQDPAVVVTNQNLIGSTISEAYRRNLPRKIVFTQTANILPAFNNSDAYSANVSAILSAPVFKRLSLTVTTTDNFLNNPAPGYQKNSYQFITGVSYNLR, from the coding sequence ATGAGGATTTTTGGATTGCGCGCGGCGTTGGCCGCACTCGTCTTCGCCCCCGCCATTGCCTGCATCGCCCAGGAAAAACCCGCTCCTCCCCCAGCCGACGTCCTCATCTTCACCAACGGCGATCAATTGACCGGAAAGCTCGTCCGCGCCCTCGGCGGAAACGTCACCTTCCACAGCGACATGGCTGGCGACATCACCGTCTCCATCGACAAGATCAAGGGCCTGCGCGCGGCGGGAAACTTCGCCGTGCTCCGCAAGGACGCACCGATCACCCGGCAACCCGTCGTGCCTGGTTCTTTCGCCATCGAAGATGGCAAACTCACGATCATGGTCAAGTCCGAGCCCGTCGAGACCCTGCCCGTCAAGGATGTCGAATACATCCTCGATGCTGCTGCCTATCAGCACGATATCGCCGCCAAACAAGGCATCCTGCAAGGTTGGAACGGGGTCATCACCGGCGGCGCAACGGTCGTGCGCTCAAGCTCCAACGGATCGACGTTCAACGTCGGCATCGCACTCATCCGCGTCCAGCCGATGGTCGATTTCCTGCCCAAACGCAACCGCACCACGGCGAACTTCACCGAGACTTACGATCAGCTCACCCAGGAAGTCCCTCCACCCGCCACCACCGTCAAAACCAGCATCATGCACGCCGACGCCGAGCGCGACGAATATATCAAGCCACGCTTCTACTACCTCGGCGAGGTCGCCTTCGACCATAACTTCTCGCAAGGTCTTGACCTGCAGCAGACCTACGGCGGTGGTTTCGGCTGGACGCCGATCCAGAAACCGAACCAGCAGCTCGACCTCAAGGCCGACATCCACTACGAAAAACAGAAGTTCTTCTCGCAGGACCCCGCAGTCGTCGTGACCAATCAGAATCTGATCGGATCCACCATCTCCGAAGCCTACCGCCGCAATCTTCCCCGGAAGATCGTCTTCACCCAGACTGCCAATATCCTCCCTGCCTTCAACAACTCCGACGCCTACTCCGCGAACGTCTCCGCGATTTTGTCCGCGCCGGTCTTCAAACGCCTCAGCCTCACGGTGACGACCACGGACAACTTCCTCAACAATCCCGCCCCCGGTTACCAGAAGAACAGCTACCAGTTCATCACCGGGGTCAGCTACAACCTCCGCTGA
- a CDS encoding DUF481 domain-containing protein, whose translation MSGMERKMKCVAAALVALVMVAYVAPAQAQIKRTKRESSANRKARIERQTEETYSKRWEVFGGGGYLRFQSGQYLQRNNEITWAVSTTYFLNKKLGIMGDVRGAFGNAKVGNNIYGVYNPLITEYTFLGGPTYRLYAKQKQAVSVQAMGGYALGNFDGGSKAIPAPLLGMWPTSNKPVFSVGVSYDYNFYPNLAFRVTPTYVGTTFGSKLQNNAGVNAGLVLRFGKQSQK comes from the coding sequence ATGTCTGGTATGGAACGGAAGATGAAGTGTGTAGCGGCGGCTCTCGTCGCTCTGGTGATGGTTGCGTACGTGGCTCCGGCCCAGGCGCAGATCAAGAGAACGAAGCGTGAATCCAGCGCCAACCGCAAGGCTCGTATCGAGCGGCAGACCGAGGAGACCTACTCCAAGCGCTGGGAGGTCTTCGGCGGCGGCGGCTATCTGCGCTTCCAGTCAGGCCAGTATCTGCAGCGCAACAACGAGATCACCTGGGCCGTCAGCACCACCTATTTCCTGAACAAGAAGCTGGGCATCATGGGAGACGTGCGCGGAGCGTTCGGCAATGCCAAGGTGGGCAACAACATCTACGGCGTCTACAACCCGCTCATCACCGAGTACACCTTCCTCGGCGGCCCCACCTATCGCCTCTATGCCAAGCAGAAGCAGGCCGTCAGCGTGCAGGCCATGGGCGGATACGCTCTCGGCAACTTCGACGGCGGATCGAAGGCGATCCCCGCTCCCCTGCTCGGTATGTGGCCGACCTCGAATAAGCCGGTCTTCTCGGTGGGTGTCAGCTACGACTACAACTTCTACCCCAACCTCGCCTTCCGCGTCACGCCGACCTACGTCGGCACGACCTTCGGCAGCAAGCTCCAGAACAATGCAGGCGTCAACGCCGGTCTTGTGCTTCGCTTCGGCAAGCAGTCTCAGAAATAA
- a CDS encoding fumarate hydratase, whose protein sequence is MKTIKQDDLIQSVADALQYISFYHPVDYITNLARAYDLEQSPAAKDAIAQILINSRMCAEGHRPICQDTGIVTAFVKVGMEVQWEASSVFGMMDMQGMIDEGVRVAWRNSDNVLRPSLLADPAFTRRNTGDNTPAMVVVTLVAGDAVDITVASKGGGSEAKSKFVMLNPSDSVVDWVLKTVPTMGAGWCPPGMLGIGIGGTAEKAMVMAKESLMDPIDMQELLARGPQTNVEKLRIELYEKVNRLGIGAQGLGGLTTVLDVKIMDYPTHAANLPVAMIPNCAATRHLHIRLDGSGPVMTDPPSLDAWPKLTYDVHSARRVNLDTVTKEEVKTWKPGEVVLLSGKLLTGRDAAHKRLTDMLNRGEKLPVDFKGRFIYYVGPVEAVRDEAVGPAGPTTATRMDKFTRQMLEQTGLLGMIGKAERGPEAIAAIRDNEAVYLMAVGGAAYLVSKAIKHSKLLAFADLGMEAIYEFEVQDMPVTVAVDAQGTSVHITGPAEWSQKIAQGVGNLPIFGQ, encoded by the coding sequence ATGAAGACCATCAAGCAGGACGATCTCATCCAGAGCGTAGCCGACGCGCTCCAGTACATCAGCTTCTACCATCCCGTGGACTACATCACGAACCTGGCCCGCGCCTACGACCTTGAGCAATCACCCGCCGCCAAGGATGCCATCGCACAGATCCTCATCAACTCCCGCATGTGCGCCGAGGGCCACCGTCCCATCTGCCAGGACACCGGCATCGTCACCGCCTTCGTCAAGGTCGGCATGGAAGTTCAGTGGGAGGCCTCCAGCGTCTTCGGCATGATGGACATGCAGGGCATGATCGATGAAGGCGTCCGCGTCGCCTGGCGCAACTCCGACAACGTCCTCCGCCCCAGCCTGCTGGCGGACCCAGCCTTCACCCGCCGCAACACCGGCGACAACACCCCCGCCATGGTCGTCGTCACGCTGGTAGCCGGAGACGCCGTAGACATCACCGTAGCCTCAAAAGGTGGCGGAAGCGAAGCCAAATCCAAGTTCGTGATGCTGAATCCCTCCGACTCGGTCGTCGACTGGGTTCTCAAGACCGTCCCCACCATGGGCGCCGGCTGGTGTCCCCCCGGCATGCTCGGCATCGGCATCGGCGGCACCGCCGAGAAGGCCATGGTCATGGCGAAAGAGTCTCTCATGGACCCCATCGACATGCAGGAACTCCTCGCCCGCGGCCCCCAGACCAACGTCGAAAAGCTCCGCATCGAGCTCTACGAGAAGGTGAACCGCCTCGGCATCGGCGCCCAGGGCCTCGGCGGCCTGACGACCGTGCTCGACGTCAAGATCATGGACTACCCCACGCACGCCGCCAACCTGCCCGTGGCCATGATCCCCAACTGCGCCGCCACCCGCCACCTCCACATCCGCCTCGACGGCTCCGGCCCCGTCATGACCGACCCGCCATCCCTCGACGCCTGGCCGAAGCTCACCTACGACGTCCACAGCGCCCGCCGCGTCAACCTCGACACCGTCACCAAGGAAGAAGTGAAAACCTGGAAGCCCGGCGAGGTCGTCCTGCTCTCCGGCAAGCTCCTCACCGGCCGCGACGCCGCCCACAAGCGCCTCACCGACATGCTCAACCGCGGCGAAAAGCTCCCTGTCGACTTCAAGGGACGCTTCATCTACTACGTCGGCCCGGTCGAGGCCGTGCGCGACGAAGCCGTAGGCCCCGCCGGCCCCACCACCGCCACCCGCATGGACAAGTTCACCCGCCAGATGCTCGAGCAGACCGGCCTCCTCGGCATGATCGGCAAGGCCGAACGCGGCCCCGAAGCCATCGCCGCCATCCGCGACAACGAAGCCGTCTACCTGATGGCCGTCGGCGGCGCAGCCTACCTCGTCTCAAAGGCCATCAAACACTCGAAACTCCTCGCCTTCGCCGACCTTGGGATGGAAGCCATCTACGAGTTCGAGGTCCAGGACATGCCCGTCACCGTCGCCGTCGACGCCCAGGGAACCAGCGTCCACATCACCGGCCCCGCCGAGTGGAGCCAGAAGATCGCCCAGGGTGTCGGCAACCTGCCCATCTTCGGCCAGTAG